AGATTTCACCATTGACCTTGCAGTCCTCGTGACACAAGTAAGCGACGATCGGCGCGACCAACTCCGGATCCATCTTGAACTGGTTAGCCATAGGCCCCATCAAGTCTTCGGTCATCCGGGTCTTGGCGCCGGGCGCCAACACATTGGCCTTGATGTTGTACTTCTGGCCTTCCTGCTTCAGCACATTGGTGAAGCCTACGACACCCATCTTCGCGGCACCGTAATTGGTCTGCCCGAAGTTACCGAAAATCCCGGCTGCCGAACTGGTGTTCACGATGCGGCCGTATTTTTGCTCCCGCATCAGTTCCCAAGCGGCTTTGGTGACCCAGAACGCACCCCTGAGGTGGACATCAAGAACGGGATCGAGAAATTCCGGTGACATATTCTTGAACGACTTGTCGCGCAGAATCCCGGCGTTATTGATGACGATGTCGATCTTGCCGAAAGCGTCAAGCGCCGTCTGAATAATGGCTTCGCCGCCTTCAACGGTGGACACGCTGTTGCCGTCTGCCACGGCCTCGCCACCGGCAGCCCGGATTTCTTCCACGACTTTTTCCGCTGGCGAGGCCGAACCGGAACCCGATCCGTCGACCGAGCCACCCAGGTCGTTGACCACCACTTTGGCCCCGCGTGAGGCCAGTAAGATGGCATGTGCCCGACCCAAGCCGCCGCCGGCGCCGGTCACCACTGCCACACGTCCGTCATATCGCATTTCTGACATGAGATCCTTCTCCTCCACGTATTATCAGTATCAAGACAAAAACCGTTGCTAAAGTAGCGTTCTTTCCTGCGCCATGCAACGTATGGGCGACCGAATCAAACGGCGTATCGCTAGGATCGCGCTGGCGATGTGGATTCAGCGATAAGGCAACCGACCACCCGGAACAAAAGTTTCGATGTCAAGTTCTGGGAACCAGAGGAACCGGCAACCCAGAATCGGCCCGAATGCGTTTTACCCGGAATGGGGCGAG
This Pseudomonadota bacterium DNA region includes the following protein-coding sequences:
- a CDS encoding SDR family oxidoreductase, with translation MSEMRYDGRVAVVTGAGGGLGRAHAILLASRGAKVVVNDLGGSVDGSGSGSASPAEKVVEEIRAAGGEAVADGNSVSTVEGGEAIIQTALDAFGKIDIVINNAGILRDKSFKNMSPEFLDPVLDVHLRGAFWVTKAAWELMREQKYGRIVNTSSAAGIFGNFGQTNYGAAKMGVVGFTNVLKQEGQKYNIKANVLAPGAKTRMTEDLMGPMANQFKMDPELVAPIVAYLCHEDCKVNGEIYSAAAGRVGRIFIGATLGVFNPETMTIEYIRDNFDKIRDTEGFTIPGSAMEEMGLLMKMNSIKK